In the genome of Nonomuraea sp. NBC_00507, the window ACAACTTTGATCACCCTCTGTCACCAACCAGGTAGTGGCGTCTCCAGAGAACTTGCCCCGTCTTGTCCACGATCGCACAGATACAGAGGTTGGTCCCGGGCTTCTTTTGAGCGGATCGTGCCCGTGTGGTGAATTCCGCTGCGTTTTAGCAGACCGTTACCGTGGAACGGTCCCAGCCGGTATTCGGCTGGCCCGCCAGCGGCGAGTAATCAGTGCGAAGATCACGGCGCCTGCCGTGTTGAGGATGACATCGTCGATGGAGGAGAAACGGCCCAGCCTCAGCACGTAATGGAGGAGCTCGACCAGGACCGAAAATGCCGCGGAGACCGCCGCAACCCGGCCGATCGAGGCCATGGCGGGGGTGCGTACCGGCAGCAGCGCCCCCAGGGCGGCGAACACCAGCAGATTGCCTCCGACCTGCACCAACACGGTCTGCCACGATGCGGTGGCGACGTCGGCGAGGTCCATGAACGGGACGAGGCCGACTCCGCGAGCGCCGTCGGACGGCTTGAGGATCATCCAGATCCACGGCGCGGTGCCGACCACGATGCCGAGGTCGGCGATCGACGTGCGCAGAGGCGCCGGGTGGCCGGCGCACGTCCGCGCCACCCCGACCATGATGGTCAGTGATCTAGGGGTACCGGAAGATGTCCATCTGGACAGGTCTTCTCGGATCCTTTTGCGCCGTGGTCGAGGGAGACGATGCCAGGGAAGCCTTCTCGCCGAGAGCGACGTGGAGGTGGCAGGGAGGGTGGCATGCGATCGCTCGACTTCTACTCTGAACCCACCACGATCACCATCAAACTGGAGCAACCCGATGTATGACGAATGGTCCCAGGCCGTCGACGCACGCTCCCAGGCCGCCGAACGGCTGGCCGAAGCCGCGCGCTCCGGCAAGCCGTGC includes:
- a CDS encoding VanZ family protein — encoded protein: MARTCAGHPAPLRTSIADLGIVVGTAPWIWMILKPSDGARGVGLVPFMDLADVATASWQTVLVQVGGNLLVFAALGALLPVRTPAMASIGRVAAVSAAFSVLVELLHYVLRLGRFSSIDDVILNTAGAVIFALITRRWRASRIPAGTVPR